The following nucleotide sequence is from Peribacillus sp. ACCC06369.
AAAACGTGTTTGAATGGCTTTGACAGCCGAACCCTTTATTCGAAGGTGTGTATCACGCCAATAACCGAATTTTGGATTAAGCCCTAAATATTCATCCCCAACATTAAAGCCTCCAACATACCCTACCTTTCCATCTATAATGACTAACTTTCGATGGTTACGGAAATTCAACCGTAAATTAATAAATTTTAACTTGGATGGAAAAAATGCCTCCACTCGTCCTCCTGCCTGCCTAAATTCCCTGAAGAAACTTTTAGTCATTCCTCTTGAACCCAGCTCGTCATAAAGAAGGCGAACTTTGACACCTTCATTAGCCTTTCTAGTCAAAGCTTCAATGAATCGCTTACCTAGGCCGTCCCTTTGGATGATGTAATATTGTATATGAATATGGTTTTCGGCCTCTTCAATATCTTTAAAAAGCTGGTCAAACTTCCTTTTTCCTTCCGTAAAAATATCGACTTGATTATCTTCCGTAAGAACGGCATCATTGTTTCGGAGGTGCATATAAATCAAATCACGATAATTACTCGAAGAAGCATTTCGAAAGGGAAAATGATCCATAGAAAGATCTTCCATCTGTTTATCAAGGATTTCTTCAATTCCAATCTTCTTCTTGTCCTCCCATTGGAATAAGTGGGCGTGCCTTAAACTCGTTCCAAATAGGAGGTATAAAATAAAACCGGCTACAGGCAGAAAAAATAACACCAATAACCAAGCCCAGGTCGTGCTCGCTTCCCTTCTTTCAAAAAATATGACAATCGTGGCAAATAATATATTAAGAATGATAACGAGGCCGAGCAAAACCGATGTAACATGCGTAAATTCCATAGCATACCCTCACTCAATTTTTATCCCTTTAAGGATAACATGCAAATTCTCTATATCAAAGGATTTGCTTATTAGAAAAGGAAAACAGAGAATTCACAAAAATAGGCCTCTTTCTGTAGAGGCCCATTTAAAGCAATCCATCCACCCGCACACTAAATTTTCCCAGTATGTCAGGTAGTCTTATAACCATTCTCTTAAAATCCCCAACTCACATTTATAAAAAATGCGAGTTTTTACCGACTTTTCACTAATAAATTCACAGCTTCTTTGACTAGCTCTTCGGGATTCTTTTCTCCGGTTTCATTAGCCTCACGAACGCATTCTACGAGATTGGAACTTACAATAACCCCAATTGTCCTATCGATAGCGGATCTAGTGGCAGATAACTGCGTTACTACATCTCTACAATCTTTGTTTTCCTCCATCATTTTCAATATCCCACGAAGCTGACCTTCAATTCGCTTCACTCTATTTTTCATCTGCTTATCATATTCCATGTGAGGTCGGCCTCCTACCCTGCCTATTACTTATGAATCCTATCCAGACATCCATCACAAAACCCATTCAGTATTAAATGAAGCTTGATAAAAATCTTACAATTTATAATACATACCACTTACGTATTTTTGTCAAGTGCCAATATCCTAGCTCCATATGTAATTTCTATTTTTCTACAAGAAGACTCTGTGCAACAGCCTCAGAAAACTCGATCGTCATTTGGGGAACATAGGTTTTTAACAAAGCATTTACTATAGGAGCTTTAGCTCCTTTTGCCGAGATAGCCAGGCAACCAGTCATTTTAGTCTGTCCATTTCCGCACTGTTCTGCAAGAAAATAACCATGCCCATCAAATTTTTCATTTAATCCCTTAAGTTTAAATGTTACCTTATCGGGTTCGTTCCATTCCAATATATTCACTTCAAGTTTAATTTTCTTTTTCATTAATCCCAAATCGCTTTTAAACTCCCATATAAGTGTCCCATCATTTATCATCACATGATTGATATATCCTGGGACAAGAGGTGCCCAACGATCTATGACACTGACAAATCCCCATACTGTTTTTATTGGAACAGGTAATATGATACTATGCACACCTTCTGACAAAGCAGTTCCCCCTTAAACATTTTACTTACATCTTTTTAATGTATGGCTGAACAATATTGAATAGAACGGTTAGATACGGAAACAAATTTTCACGATATTACCTCTTGGATTTGTTTTATATACGAGTTAAAAGATTTGGATCATTAAAAACCTTCAACCATTCAAATTCAAAGAATCGCCCCTCTGAAATAACGGGACGATCCTTTTATGCCTTTTACTCGTTAATCGGACGCAAATTCTACCGTATACATATTCAATTTTGGATCAGGGTTAATCCAGGCGCTCTCAAACACGAAGACCACTTTATAATTTACGTAATCTGTATAAGTGACATAATACATTCCTTCTTGCTCCTCTTCACTTACAGGTTCACCAATCAATCCCTTCATCTTAGATAAATGAATCGTTTGCAATTGCGGATCAAAATCCTCAATTGCGGTAATCGTTTTTCTACCTGTTGAGCCGTCATAGAGAAATCGGACATTACGGCTCCAATAATTAGCTGCAACAGTACTTAAATCTTCCGGTGTACCCCATTCTTTTTCCACTTTCTTCAACGAATCACCTACAGAAAATGGTTTACTGTTAATGGATTGTTGGGATTCATAGGCTAATCCCATGATCTGCCTAATCAAGAGATCTGGCGTGGACTGTGATGATATTGAAGCTGAAGAAGCAAAAACAGCCTGCCCACTAAACATGAAAAATGCCAGCATTAGAAATGTAAAGCTTCGGATAAAACGATTCACTTGTTTCAAAGTTATCCTCCCTTTTCTCGTGATAATGACTACTTATACTATTTTAACCGCTTTTAATTAGGGATCCCGAAAATTCAAGGTAATCCAGCAGTTCTATATATGCTCAATAATTGAGAATAATACCATCTTCAATCCTCTTAAACGTGTCATTCTTCACTCATAATAAGGACGTTATATCTTCAACAAAATGAAAGTTTTTTGGAACAAAAATTATTTGCCGTTTGGAAACAGGGCTAAATAATACTGTGCAAATGATTTAGACTGTTACTGAATGAATTGCCTATATCATTCCATTTGGTTTTACCTTTACTATTAATATTCGTTGGTATTTTGGACACATGCCATTCGTACTGAAAAAAATCTTTTCAAAGTGATGAGCATTCCAAAAGATTAAGAACTGCTTTTTTGTTTCAGGAACGAAATCGGAAGATGGGAATGAAGTAGCCATCATTTTCAGAGGCTACTGAATCTACCGTAACAAAAAACGAGTATAAATGCCTCTCTTCAAGCTATGAATTCCATTTACAATCGGGGCATTGCATTTTATACACGTCTTGTCTTAATTTAGTTATTCCCATAAAACATAACACATCGTTACGATTTAGCTCTATCTCGATTTATTGATCCTTTCAATCGAAAGATTAATACCGATCATGCCATTTCAAGTGGACCACATTTCATTCTAATTGCCCTAATTTTAAAACTACGACTAAAACAATTTTATTTGGTTAACTTGATGCAAATGGCGCCAGACACTGTCCAAACCCGCACAAAAAAACGGTTGACAGCGTTTTCTTATAAAGATAGTATATTTATTACAAGTTAACGATGATGGAGATTTGGAGACTCATGCTTTAATAGACCTTTTAAACAAAAAGGGCACTATTTAGGTGTGGGTTTTTTTATGTTTCAACATCGATACTTAACTTGGTTCAAAATTATAATAAGGAGGAATTCGATGCTCAAATTATTTAAGCCTGCCCTACCAGTGGAAAGATTACCTGAAGATAAAATAGATTCTGAATATAAGAAACTCAGATTACAAGTTTTCATCGGAATCTTCATTGGTTATGCAGCGTACTATTTAATTCGCAAAAACTTTACCATGG
It contains:
- the cls gene encoding cardiolipin synthase, encoding MEFTHVTSVLLGLVIILNILFATIVIFFERREASTTWAWLLVLFFLPVAGFILYLLFGTSLRHAHLFQWEDKKKIGIEEILDKQMEDLSMDHFPFRNASSSNYRDLIYMHLRNNDAVLTEDNQVDIFTEGKRKFDQLFKDIEEAENHIHIQYYIIQRDGLGKRFIEALTRKANEGVKVRLLYDELGSRGMTKSFFREFRQAGGRVEAFFPSKLKFINLRLNFRNHRKLVIIDGKVGYVGGFNVGDEYLGLNPKFGYWRDTHLRIKGSAVKAIQTRFILDWNQASKHHDITYQPHYFPTTLKPQGNIDLQIVTSGPDSEWEQIKNGYIKLISSAKKSILIQTPYFIPDASLLDALKIASLSGLDVKIMIPNKPDHLFVYWATTFNAGQLLRAGAKIYIYDNGFIHAKMIVVDEEVSSVGTANIDVRSFKLNFEVNAFIYDEGIAETLTRIFYKDVEVCRHLTIEEFEKRSKWIRFKESIARLVSPIL
- a CDS encoding metal-sensitive transcriptional regulator, giving the protein MEYDKQMKNRVKRIEGQLRGILKMMEENKDCRDVVTQLSATRSAIDRTIGVIVSSNLVECVREANETGEKNPEELVKEAVNLLVKSR
- a CDS encoding SRPBCC family protein, with product MSEGVHSIILPVPIKTVWGFVSVIDRWAPLVPGYINHVMINDGTLIWEFKSDLGLMKKKIKLEVNILEWNEPDKVTFKLKGLNEKFDGHGYFLAEQCGNGQTKMTGCLAISAKGAKAPIVNALLKTYVPQMTIEFSEAVAQSLLVEK
- a CDS encoding DUF4309 domain-containing protein, which gives rise to MNRFIRSFTFLMLAFFMFSGQAVFASSASISSQSTPDLLIRQIMGLAYESQQSINSKPFSVGDSLKKVEKEWGTPEDLSTVAANYWSRNVRFLYDGSTGRKTITAIEDFDPQLQTIHLSKMKGLIGEPVSEEEQEGMYYVTYTDYVNYKVVFVFESAWINPDPKLNMYTVEFASD